GCGAGGACGCCGTGAGGATGGGCGTGTGGTACTCGACGAAACCCCGCTCGGTCATGTGCCGCCGCACCAGCATGGAGGTCTTGGAGCGGAGCAGGATGTTCTTGTGCATGCGCTCGCGGCGGAGGTCGAGGAAGCGGTACTCCAGCCGGGTCTCCTCCGGGCACTCCAGTTCCTGGCTCACGGGGAACGGCAGGGTGTCGCACATGGACTCGATGGCGAAGGACTCCGCCACCACCTCAATCTCGCCCGTGGCCATGTTCGGGTTCACCGTCTCCGGCGTGCGCGCCACCACCCGGCCAGTCACCGTGACCACCGCCTCGCTGCGCGACTTTTCCGCCTCGGCGAAAAAGGCCTCGCCCGGATTCACCACCACCTGGGTGACGCCGTAATGGTCGCGCAGGTCAAGGAAAATCACGCCGCCGTGGTCCCGCTTGCGGTGGACCCAGCCGGACAGTTTCACCGTGGTATCCGCGTCGGTCTTGCGCAAAGCGCCGCAGGTGTGCGTGCGATAGGGGTGCATGGTGCCTCCGGGAAGGAAACGGCCTTTCGGCCAATGTGCCAAAATTTCCCGGCCCGGCGGGCCGGAATCAGGCCGAAATGGTAGCAATACCGCCGAAAACAAGTCAAACGGCGGGCAGGCCGCACAACCACCCGACCTTTGTTTCTGTGTTCCAAAGCCAAACAAGGGAAATGCCGTGCCGCAGCGGTGGAAACCGCTTAAAATTGGCTTTGGGAAAAACCCATCTTATCCAGTGGGACAAGGGGAAACTCTGTCAGAAGCGCATTCCAACCGCGCTGAAATTCAATCTCCTTTCCCAATGGCGTTAATAATGACTCAAGAACCGCGACAAAAACCGCCAGTTTGGTGTTGCTCAACACCCTCGCCTTGATAGGACTGGGCAGGGCCGGGCTGATGGTAAAATTTCTGTTCCATATCCGGGAATGATGGGCGCACAAGTTTCGCAGGACAGACAAGGCATGTATCCATGATTGCAGGTAGTATGGCTTGGTGTTGAACTGGCGGGCCACAGCCTTGCGTGCATTCTGGTCGGCAAGATGCTGGAACACTTTGGACCAGCGACCGATGGAGAGTATTTCGCTCATCATCCATGCCGGAGGCAATGGGGGGAAACTGTATTTGGACCGGTAACTCTCGATAAAAACTTCATCCGACCGCCGTTGGTATTCAGTCTCACAGTCGTCCCACAATCGTCCGAGGTCAAACCGTTCATCGTACATTCCTGGGTCAAGATACCAGTGTGGGTCCCCTGTGAGCAGGGACAACTCGTAACAAAGAACGGCCCGGAAAGCCACTTCCACAGGTTCGATGTAGCAAAACAGCAACGCCCTGAGCCGGGTGTCAAACTCATAGAGATTCACGACATCATCGAAAAGTGTTCCCGGTTTGAAATTATGGGTGCGCTGGCCATCCTGGAAGATTTCAAAATGGAGGGCATACCCCGAAAACCGGTAGTAATTAAGCCGCAGAAGCACATTCTCCGCAGCCAAATCGTCGTCCACCTGCATTCCTCTTGACTTCAAGAGGGCAATTTGGCCCGACAGGGTCAAGGGTGGTTTTGAAAAGATGCCATTGGTCATGAGTGTCCCCCCCCAAGGACGCCCACAATGACATGGTGTCCTCTCTGGATACTTCTGCCGAACAGGAGAAAACAAAAAGAAGGCCCATCCTGGTTCGCAGTCTCCCCGCAGGGAAACCTAGGCGTGATGGGCTCTGTTAGATGTAATATACCACACTCCCCGAAGTTTGTGGCAATCTTTTTTGGGTACGCCTAAAATGGGCGTGGTGAACTCAACCCATAGCGGAAATGGAAGCAAACCCCATGATACTCACACTGACCCCGAACCCGTGCGTGGACAAGACGGTGTTCATTGACCGTCTGGAACCGGGCGGCCGTTTCCGCAGCAACAAATGCACCTTCGTGCCGGGGGGTAAAGGCTCAAATGTGTCGCGGGCGGCGAAGGCGCTGGGCGCGGACACGGCGGCCATGGTCATTGTGGGCGGCCACACGGGCCACCATGTGGTGGAGATGATCGAAAAGGACGACGGGGTCCGCTGCGTGCCCGTGTGGGTGGCGGGCATCACCCGGACCATCACCACCGTTCTTGAATCGGAGGTGCACCGCCAGACGGCCTTTTTCGAGCCGGGCTCGCCCGTTACCCCGGAGGAGGCGGAGGCCGTTGTGGCATGTTTCAGGGAGGCTGTGAAGGGGGCCGCCGTGGCCACGTTCAACGGCTCCGTGCCGGACCCCTCCCTGCTGGACCTGCACCGGCACTGTGTCCGCATTGCGGGGGAGGCGGGGGTCTTCACCATTCTGGACTCCTACGGCGAGGAGTTCCGGCGCGGATTGGCGGCTGGCCCGGACATGGTGAAGCCAAACCGTGAGGAGGCGGCGCTGTTGCTGGGCCGAAACCTGGACAGCGTCAAGGATTGCTGGGAGGCTGTGGACGCCTTTCATGCGCTCGGCGCGGGTCTGGTGGCGCTCTCCCTGGGCGCCGGGGGCGCGCTGGTGTCACGCGACGGCGAACGGTACGAGGTGCGCCCGCCGAAGATTAAGGAGGTGAATCCGGTGGGTTCCGGGGACGCCCTGGTCGCCGGGTTTGCTGTGGGCATCGAGCGGGACCTGCCCCTGGCGGAGACGGCCCGCCTGGGCGTGGCGGCGGGCACGGCC
This region of Candidatus Hydrogenedentota bacterium genomic DNA includes:
- a CDS encoding Abi family protein, with amino-acid sequence MTNGIFSKPPLTLSGQIALLKSRGMQVDDDLAAENVLLRLNYYRFSGYALHFEIFQDGQRTHNFKPGTLFDDVVNLYEFDTRLRALLFCYIEPVEVAFRAVLCYELSLLTGDPHWYLDPGMYDERFDLGRLWDDCETEYQRRSDEVFIESYRSKYSFPPLPPAWMMSEILSIGRWSKVFQHLADQNARKAVARQFNTKPYYLQSWIHALSVLRNLCAHHSRIWNRNFTISPALPSPIKARVLSNTKLAVFVAVLESLLTPLGKEIEFQRGWNALLTEFPLVPLDKMGFSQSQF
- a CDS encoding 1-phosphofructokinase family hexose kinase, translated to MILTLTPNPCVDKTVFIDRLEPGGRFRSNKCTFVPGGKGSNVSRAAKALGADTAAMVIVGGHTGHHVVEMIEKDDGVRCVPVWVAGITRTITTVLESEVHRQTAFFEPGSPVTPEEAEAVVACFREAVKGAAVATFNGSVPDPSLLDLHRHCVRIAGEAGVFTILDSYGEEFRRGLAAGPDMVKPNREEAALLLGRNLDSVKDCWEAVDAFHALGAGLVALSLGAGGALVSRDGERYEVRPPKIKEVNPVGSGDALVAGFAVGIERDLPLAETARLGVAAGTANALSWDIGHFTREEVEAVAAQVQVIPV